From the Oenanthe melanoleuca isolate GR-GAL-2019-014 unplaced genomic scaffold, OMel1.0 S231, whole genome shotgun sequence genome, the window gaatatttttaaagcctcTCAGAACACAGCCTGAGAGACAGCAccaaaagcagaattattttcaaCTGGATGACTGGGTTTCAAATCTAGAAACTGGGTCTCCAAATTTAGTCAGGACCTGtttcaaaaaaatttccaaaaggTAGGATATGCAGCTATTGGTGGGAGATGGACACATTGTTTTAAAAGTCATCTTCTCTGTAGCTCAAGAATTGTACACTCAGTGTATGATAAGAGTCAAGCAAATATTCATTGAATATTCAAATGTATATATAAATCTTAGTAGCTATGAAGGTAGGTTTtactgttttctgctgtttataTTGGGCTGAAGCCACTTTAGTTTCAAATGAATGGTCTAGGCCAGGGCTGTCTACCCAGAAGTAATTTGAAACAAGGAActaactgaattttttaaaaggtaacAGATGTTTCTTATTGTGTCCATGAGATTATAGGAGTGGGTGGAGAAAAGGAGTGTTGGGTACACTGCCTTTGTCCCTCCCTTTTTACTATCACAGACTTTTGTGTTGtctcagctgcctgcagagttGCAGTTTCAGCAGAACTATATAGAAGCCTCTGAATCTAAAGTCTAATATCTGAGGAAAAAATCATGGGTGTTCCAGCTTTTGCACTCATGATTTTGTAattgccagcactgccccagcagcaaCAGGATCCATCTGCCCTCTCATATGAAGTTACATAACTAGCTTGCTCTGCAGGGTGAGTCTTGCTATCCTGTGTTCCTCTGCACTCATGTTGGCAAAATACTGTCCCCTTTTCCTATTGAAAAGAATCTGGTCAATTCCTAGCATAGCAGTTGAAGAGTTTCAAGGCAACTGTTCTTAAAGCACCAATTTCCCCTCTACACAGCCCAAGGAATCCCTCTCAGCTATAGCCTGAAAAGGAGCTTTCATTGCAGTGAGCTGAGTAATGCAATAAAAAACTATAATGCATCCTTAACTAGGTTTGTTGGTACAGCACTTTTGTGtctccagagctgtgtctggTGTCAGACACTTGGCAAGCAATAAAGGTGTAGCCACTCTGAAAGGTCTGGACTTACCAACCAATTCAGGCTattaagaaagaagaaggaagacaAAAGCAGAAACACTCAGTCTagaaaaatacagcaacttACTCAAGGTCTCACTGCTTGAAAGTATCTTGATAGGCCTGATTTCTGTAGCTGTTTAAACAGCTAAACATGTTTAAAATTTAACTCTTTAGGATTTTCTAACAAAGTGTCAGTTacaagcattattttttttaaatcctattgcttttctgcaaaaaaattttatacatttttatcaGCAAAAATTGattctttccctcctctccctgccaaCAGTTCCCCTGTTGCCAAAaggaatttcattttaaaattcagcacTAGTATATTTTCAGAAGAGATAAACAATTTCAGTTAATCAAGTTAAAACAACTAGGACAACACTGTCTGAAGAGAAAAGAGCAAGCTGGATTTTCTCCAAAtcaattaaaagcaaatattatttAAGACACTTATGTTCATCATTTCTGCCCCTACCAAGAATTTTGAGCTTATTCAGGGAGCAGGTAGTGTTGGCTCTGCTAtgcaaaagagcaaaataaatagCTGTAAAACACAACCTCTGACTCAATAAAGTGGTCTAGTCTAAGGATATCTGCATTTCATGACCAAAGAAGGCAATGCTGGAGGAAATAGACAAAGCCAGTGTTCTGGCAAGATAGATAGCTTAGTCACCATTCAGGGTTCAATCCTGCAATATAATAGATATTACTCAGATTCTTACAACTGTTAATACCCTACAATTCCATAGAAATGAAAGATGTTTgaattcaaatttattttaaaacaaacactaATGatatacaaaagaaaatttaatttctctgaaaaatgaaaaaaattcaaggaaaaaactTCAAAGCTATGAATGAAAAAATAGATACAATTCTTTTCCCCAAGATTTGTCCAAGAATAGTATTTCAATTCTAAAGCACcatactatttttaaaatccagtgtAAACAGAGATTATTGCAATCCAGTAATAGTAATGTGCAGAGTCCAGAAAGACCAAGAAAGTAGTTGATCTACAGCTACAACTCCTACAAAACCTACGACTTTGGCTCACACCTTGTTCATTCTCCACTAATTCTAGACAGACTGTTATAACTCAAGGTATAAATAACTCAAGATTaataataaacataaaataaattccaaTAATATCAGCAATAGCATGTACTACACAGATAAAAATTCAAGCCTGGGCACCTCCAAACACCTTACTTTATTCCAGAAAAGCATGGGGAAAATACTCACTTTGACCACCAGGCACAAAATGCCTGACCTCAGATACAACTAAATAGCTCCATCTCCCTCCCAGCAAAATAAGTCAATTGTTAGATATGTGTGCAAATACAGGATAAGGTCTGTCATAGGTGGCTATTAGCAAACAAGTTTCTGCTTCTTCATCCCACTGCATTTTTTCAATTCAAATGCTTTGTCATCACTTGATTAATGCCCAGTGCTACAGTTCCAAATCATCTGCATACCTTAATTCAAAAACAAACTACAATTAAAAGTTTCTCAGTTCAGAATAGAATGATACTTTGATTATACTAAACCACACAACATATTGATGCATTAAGCATAACAACCAATATTTTCCATTAGGAAATGCTGCTAATATACAAActattttcttaattaaatcCTTTAATAATCTGCCTCACCAGCAATATGAACAAGAATTTCCTAATCCCAAATTGCCAACTCTTAGCAATAGACATTTTTCTTTACCacaaaaatttccaaatttgctgtgtaaaataaaactgaattcaCATTTCATTAAATACAGGAAAGCTTAAatccaaaaataaaactgacTTGAAAAAGGATCCATACAAGACTGCAGCTTAAAGCCTAGACCTAAAGAACGTGAACTATCTGAACTGAAGGAAGGCTATGGGTAAAACTATGGAATGGACACTATGGAACAGACAAAATTCCTGACTTAATAAAGCTTTCTGGCCATGCAGAAAGCTCATTCCTGCATAACTGGACCCTTTATTTGTCACTACAGAGACTCATAAATTAACATAAAAGCATTCAGCAAGAATGTGCTGTAAAATCTTGCCCTAACTCTAATCAGATTCAGAAAGAGTCTTAATGCAGATCAGCTTACAATTACCATTCTCAGTGACAGCCAATGCTACATACAGCTAGACAGAGTTATTAtgatcttttttaaaaactgtgtgtACATCCATAAGTATAAATGCCAGTGtcacagctggcacacagaGAAGTTGCACAGCACACAGACTGCACACAGCAAAAACTCCCACAGACATGCTTTTTTTGGGTTTAGTACGAGGTAGAGGTGGAGGGTGTGGAAGAAAGCTTACCTTCTAAAGGTGAGAAAAAGGTAAGAAACAGGACAACAAAAACAGAGATGCATACAGTAGTTATAATAAGGAAGTGACAGTGACAAAATATCTCAAGAGGCAAACTAAGGGTCAAGTGCCAAACAACATAGGCCAAAGTGATTTTATGTCTTGGTTACATCAATGTTAGGTTTCCTGCTAGCATTTGTTTACTAACCAGTCTGGCTTCAGGCCTCAGTAAGTTTTTATGATATTAATGCTCAATTGTTGCTCATAGCATAAGctctttaaaaaataccttcaaTAATTTACTTCCAAGTACTCAAAAGAACTTGGCAGGAATTTCAGTTATGCAGCTGCATTTATTTGTAAGCCCACAACACTTATGATTCTGTCTGCCAGACCTGCTTTACAGTCTTCTAGACACTTCAGTAGCTTCAGCATCACTTCAGAGCAGCACTTGGCTCCAGGTAAGTGGTTGCAGTCACACAGCTGAACACTGAGTTGTAAGGAACCAATCCTGACCATAAACCAGTTTCACAGGCATCAGACTTACCCAGAAAGCCTCTTCAATCTAACAGCTTTCTTTGACACAATACAAACACCTGAAATTTACTCTCACGCCCACAATAAAAATGGGGCAGGGAGAAAAGGTGCAGGTGTTCAAAGAGGAATTCCCCAAACTAACTAAAATTTCTCAATTGCAAGCCTTTTGCACAAGGAATACGACAGTAGCCTACTTTCTCTAGAAGGACCTAGAAGGCAAATCTCAATCTCACTTATGAATGCCCAGCTACGAGACCAGTTGAATGTACAGAATGGTAACTTTTACACCTAATTTCCTATGTCAGAAATGACTATGTAGGGTAGTTGTACATAGGGAAAATATCCTTCTCTGAGTGGAATACACTATTTTCCAGGACTTCCTAATGATACTGAAACTAAAGCATGAATAAAGCTGTCTTCTGTTGGACCACTGAGTTGCACTAAACCACTGAACCACCTTCAAATGCCACACTAATTGAACTTTGCTTATTGAGAGAAAACTCATTTCGAAagatatattaatatatttatctCTGAAGATATTTGAACTTGGAGGGATTATATGATGCAATTACCTAGTGTTACAAAACTgatacacacatatatatttcaGTGATCTCAAAGTCACAAGTTTAAAAGGGTAAAACACAGTAGACAAAAACTAGGCTTCTACATACAAATGTAGATATGAAAATACCTTGCTTGCCCAGGCATCTTCATCCCATGAAGTGAGTTGCAACACACgaattatttcatttatctCAGCACTCATTTTCTCTACTGTGAAATTGCGATTTTTCAAGGCCTCTTCTATTCCCTGGCTTTTAGAATTTTTTGTGGTTACAAAAATCTTCATAGCTGTGAAAATACCAGAGATTAGAGAAAGGTATATGCAAGACAAATCAGTGGTTAAGTTGACCTTCTACTGTACTTATatggaacattttcttttgcatgGACCATTTTATCTCAAAGAGATTGTAGTTTTAATGCAAGAAGCACAGTAACTTGCAATTGATTACAGATGGCaaggttatttttaataaaaataagacaTCAGAACTCCTGTTCAAAACAGTAATTCAGAATggtattaaaaaacaaagcaaaaaattacCTGAAATAAGAACTGGCAATAGCTCCTTGACTGTATTCATGGAGTTCACCAGCATAACCCTATGTTCCTGATGAGTTAATTCCTGTTGTCTCTCGTCAATCATTTTGGCCATCTTTGTCATTCCTAAAGATTAAAGTAACGGAACATTGAAACACTTGAGGTTTCTAAACAAGAATAAGGCATAATGATGATTGATGAAAACTATATTGAAGTTTACAACTTTTGTATTAGCAGCTGTTACTTTAAATACATTCCAGATACTTCAGAGAAATCACCTATTCAAAACCTGGCCACTATGTAAAGTAGAAAGGACTACTCAAAATTCTTTATTTAGAATCCTATtaataaaataggaaaatactTGAAATTACTGTTTTAGGACATGAAGTCACTTAATGAACACTGGAAGCTGATTtaagggaggaggagggggagggtGTAATCTTTTCTGTTGGGATTTGATCCATGCCttaagtgaaggaaaaaaacatcagaattttgtttgtttgcttggaaGTTCTACCAGAGGtcaagaaatgtatttatttacactTCTTATTTGctagaaatatttcagtacCCTAGAAGCCTGAAAAGAATTAAGTTTATTCTAGAGCAGATCTATTTTCAATAGCTAAGACTTCGGAGGTTTACCACACAGTGCATGTAGAAACTTCAGAGACAGCCTCATAAAAACTTAAGATTATTTAAACTGATGCTGTTGTGGTCCTGCTCTTTCTCCTCCAGGGTATAAAACTGGAAGGAAGCTGTATATTCTTTGGCTGAATTACCTTTCTGCTGGTTAGCATCTTAGGCATTTCAACACTGCTTTCTTGACATCACTGAAGAGTAGTAGGATCCTCAcactgacagcacagagagGCAAGCTGTGCAGAAccacatttccttttaaatgacAAAAGCCTTAACAGGTAATCATGTTCCCCTCTCTACTTCCAGCACAAAACCTATAAGCACTACCTTGACTTTAAGTGTACCTGCTCAAATTCCTATTATTTATATAGCACTCACATGAAAGGTTAAGTTCAGATGCCCATTAATATAACCACAAGAAACAAGGACTATGGGCATTATGTTTTGTGGGCATGGGTTGCAGATGTTGAGCAGTAGCCAGCTCAGGCAAAGACAGAGCTTCTACAGCATTGCAGAGGCACAAGGCTCACTATTTATTCAGAATACCATGAGTTTAGAAAAGATAATTTGCAATAAAGGTAACAAACCTACATCTCACTCTAATAAACTAAGACACTTACCCAAGACCTCTGTCATACATATGTAACAGCAAATTATGTCTGTGAGGTTCAGTGAAAAGACCCAAATGCTTGTAACTGAGCCCAAAAGTACAAACTGAAGTTAGGaagaatttcaattttaaagATATATAATACAATAACCACAGAGAAACCAGAAGTGTATATATCAAGTCAAAGAAAAAGTTTCAGGGAAAGAGAAGATTGTTCTTCTGTTTTATCTTTCCCTCtttaaaatgagacaaaaaCTATTCCATTGAAGGTAATTTCTGATGAGAAAACACTATAGAGAACACTATACCTCCATATGGAACTTCAAAGTTCTTCCACATCTAGACACAAGGTCAAGTATACAAGTGTTAAATAAAAACAGGATAATCTACAAACATGCTCTGTGCCATGACAGCTCTTAGTCATTTCATTTATCAGCTAGCCACATTACacatgtatttataaatatagaGTACTAACTAGATTCCTGCTGGTTTTATATAAGCATTCTTTAGTTCAgtgtaattttcatttcaacatCTTACTACACCACCACCACATCTTGATTTTACAGAATGCTTTTGTTAAATACCTTAGCTATTTCATGCTGAAGCTAAAGCATTTGAAATAGCAAATGACATAGATTAATGGTAGGTTTCTCTTAGAGCAATAAAGAGATGgagacagcagctcctcactTACCAATCATTTCCACCACGGAAAGTGTGAGTTAGCACAGTGAAGTAACAAGTAGTGAATGaacaacaaagagaaaacataGAATTTCTGTAACAGCTGGGCTTTGTATTATATTTAAGACAGCTACTTCTGCAACCTCATTAAGAAGTTAATATATGGCATGTAGCTTATCCTGTTCCAAGAAATTCCTACTGGGCCTAACTATCTCAGCCAGTGCAGACGTTTTATCAGCTTAATGGATTTTATATCTAGGAGTGCTTAGTTAcacagctttttcattttttatgttttatccTTACTAATGCATGCTTACTTCCCTCACAGTATAGGAAAAGTACATCATCCATATGCACATATCATTTACCAACATATTCTGCATTCTTAAAAGAGACTGTGAAACAGAGTCATTCTTTCCAATAGAAACTTCCAAAGCAATTGCTTTGTGTTCAAAATATGGGTGAGGAAGGTgctggagagaaaacaaagtagTAGAAAAGACTATACTTAGTATATTTATGAAAGACTGGAGCAAATCAAACCTGGCCCTAAATTCTTCGTGTAAGTCACCAGATCCTCCATTGTCTCTACCACTTCTGCCACAGTCAGATATTCCAATATCCCTTTGCAGACACGGATGATTTTACGGACCTAAGAGAAGAACATCCCATTATTTCTTAGGTAAAGCTAAGTAACACTTGAATTAGAAATGCAAACCTATTATTAGAACAGTTTAGTTATAGCATTTGCTAACATGACAAATGGGCAATCATAGGTCTGAGATACTGAATAAGTTACCCAAAATGCCATTAGTCAAGTGCTGTAGTGGCAAGCCAATATTTAATCAGCTTTCCACTACTCAGAAATGCAAAATCCTACTTCCAATGTTTTCACTTTGTTTGATAAATGAAGAACAGCATTGAGAAAATAGGTTAGAAAGAACTTCATCTATGTATGCTGCCATGCTTGAAGTTTTTCATTGCAATTTCATCAATAAAATGTTTAACTTAAATCACAAAGCAAAACTACATCTTCAAGCTTTCTGAGGAAGTATCATTCTCCATACAGCTTGACATATGGATAAAGCATTACCCAGCAGTCCAGCAGGGAAGATAGATCCAACACCTTAAACTTtccagaaaaatctgtgaagGCTGTACTTCATTTACCTCTGGACTTCTGCCTCAGCTTAACCATCAGTTCACATTTGATTCCAAAACAGTTCTCAGTCAGTAAATCCTCTAACCTCTGAACCACATTACTTCTGACATCCCTACATACAATCCTTATGGAAGAACAAGTTAATTAACATTTAATTTGTATCAACCACATGCAGTGTTCAGACCctagaaaaaaaccaaggctTCCTCTGAAACTCATTTCAGTTTCTCCCAATTTTACTTAATACTGAAACATAGGACAGACACATGCCAACTTTAGTACTTGGGAAAAGTCAATCATTCCTGACTAATGGCTTTCTTTTCATAAACGAGGAGTTGTCAGGTAAGTCCCATAAAGCATTAACTTCACAAAAGTCAAGTTCCTAATCACTAGAAAGAAAGATTAAAACTTATTAACTTCCTTGAAAGTCCCATAACACTTCTGTTAAAAACCATTTCAGGGAAACAACATGCTAACAGAGCCATGAGCTGGTTAAATGAGACAGGGATACCATGTTAGACTACTCAGAACAGCGAGAAGAGCAACATAATTCCATAGTTTAATAAATTGTTGCAGAATTAGGATTGACATCAGCATTTCTAACAGCATGAGCTTTGTTTCTTCATTGCAGCATGATCTTTCTTATTCAGAAATGAGCAAGACTCCACATTCCCCAGAAAGAGTATCAAAACCATgattcagaacaaaaaaaaaaaaaaaaaaaaaaaaaacaaaccaaaatatgAGATTTACATTTCCTTGCAATTATGGCTTTTTTTGTACATATGAGGATGTACAAACAGCACTTCTGAGTCAGTTTTTGGCTTGTGCAGCAGCCAAAATGTAGCAACTGTTAGATTTATCAGAATACATCTTCTGCCTGACTAGCCAGACAGTCCAAATTTATATTACCTCCCATGCCCCAAGGCCAATTAAATTGCCAGACCTAATGAGCCAGACTTGCTATAAAGTGGCCTAGGGcttttcaaagaagaaatttcaAGGATCAGTAATGGGtaaggtgaaaaaaagaaaagcatcgGGAAGATAGACAGTTGATGACATCTGGCCTTTTTGAGCAACAATCACAGGCAACACCTAACATTATGTCATGCAAAAATGCTCctaacaaaacaaagcaacaagCCTTAAGCTCCTTCTGACAGAAAGGAATGCAAAACATGCTTCCAATCAAGCTAAAACAGTCAAAACCTCATTAATCTATTTAATAGTTAGGTTTAGCTAATTTCATTAGAggaacattttaattaataatacTGTTGAGCAGGCACTTATGTCAGTCATGCTGGCATTCCTACCTCTGCTTCATCAAATGTCAGGAGCAAGTCTGACGTTCCAGAAAGGATTCCTCTTGATCCATCAATGAGATAGTCACGAGCTGGTACTGAGTAAGGATCTGCTTGCAGCATCTGGGCTGCCCGAACCAGCTTGGTGCAGGCGTTCTCCACTCTGTGGAAAGCCAGCAGACAACATTTGCTGATCAGCTTCTGTCTGTATGACAACAGGCTGGAGAAAATGCTGGATTCATTTTAACTTTACCATTTGTAGTATCGCAAGCAAGCTGATCATTCATTAAAAGGCAAGagtatttcttgtattttttctaaCAGAAAGTCACCAGCAACCAT encodes:
- the LOC130266792 gene encoding vinculin-like — its product is VGKETVQTTEDQILKRDMPPAFIKVENACTKLVRAAQMLQADPYSVPARDYLIDGSRGILSGTSDLLLTFDEAEVRKIIRVCKGILEYLTVAEVVETMEDLVTYTKNLGPGMTKMAKMIDERQQELTHQEHRVMLVNSMNTVKELLPVLISAMKIFVTTKNSKSQGIEEALKNRNFTVEKMSAEINEIIRVLQLTSWDEDAWASK